The genomic region ACCAAGATTGGCGCCGATTCTGAGATGGAGAAATATATTCTCCCTCTGCAGCAGGTCATCCTTACCCGTCTGTTCCAGCAGCTTTCCCAGGTCTACGAAACCGTCGACCTGTCTTTCGTTGAGAGCCTGGCTCAATTCCCTGAGCCCTACCAGGTCACTCGTGGAACTATCGAGAAATTCATCATGAATGGTAACAAGAAGGGCGATCTCTCTGTCCGCATGGCCCATGCCACAGGTGTCCTGAGCTTCGATAATGatgtcttctcatcatccaagGCTAGCACGGCGGGTCTTCTGCCGGTTCTGCAGAGTCTGAGACCGGTACCGTCCAGCGTCTTCAGAGCACTCCCTCTGAGATTGTCCGCTCCCAGCTTACCCGCCTCGCCAAGTCTCTCTTCACCACCTGCCATTATGTTGACCCTGGCTTCAACAAGGGACGCCTCGAGGCTCGTGAAGCTGCTCTTGCTCGCgccaaggctggtgctgaggaggagcatCTGGCCATTCTTTCACGAAAGGACCTTATCCAGAAGCGCAAGGAGGTTGCTTCTGAGatccaagccaagaaggagaaggagaatgcCCGCCAGAAGAGACTTCGTGAGCAAGCCctccaagaagctgaggatcTGCGTCTCGCCAATGAGCAAAAGGAGCGCGAGGCCAAGCGCCTCAAGGCTGAGCGTGACCGAGTTCGCAAGGAGGAACTCAAGAAGCAGATCGCCGATCTTAAGATTGGCGACAAGGCTATCGATATTGATCTGGAGGACCTTGACAACCTTGACAGCAACCGCCTACGCGCAATGAAGCTGGCTCAGCTCGAGCgtgagaagaatgatgtCAACGAGCGTCTCCGCATCACTGGCAAGCGTCTCGATCATCTTGAACGTGCTTTCCGTAAggaggaagccaagaagctACACGAGGACTATGCCAAGCAAATTGAGCAGGACCGCAAGATCTATGAGACTGTCAAGGCCCAAACCCTCAAGGATGCTGAGCAGAAACACAAGGAGAGTGTTGAACTCAAGCACCGACTTAGTCGACTGGTGCCTCAGTACGAGGAGTTCCGTGATTCCCTGCATGATCGCCGTCGTGATGAGTTCGAGAAGCGCCGTCGTGACGCTGAGcgtgagcttgagaagcagatcGCGCAGCGCAAGAAGGAGGTCCGTGACCGACGTCTTCGTGAGAAGCGTGAGCGCGAGGAGAAAGAGCGTGAGCTACGTGAGGCCGAAGAGCGCGCTGCTCgcgagaaggaggagcagcGCATTCGGGATGAAGCTCGTAAGGAAGAGCTTGCCAAGCTCAAAGAGCAGCGGGAGAAGGAACGTCAAGAGATGCTGGAGAAGGCTGCCCTTCAACAGCGacgcgaagaagaagcactGGCTCGTCGCAAGGCGGAGAAAGCTCAAGGGGCTGGTGGCTTCTCTCGTGGACCAGAGCGCACAGATTCGTCCGAGGGCCGAAGACCACCTGTCTTTGGTGCCGGCAAATGGCGAGAACGTGAGGCGGCCAACCGTGACGCTGGAGatgctcctccttctcgagcaCCTCCTGCCGAGAGGTCTGGTTCCAACGACCGACCTTCTGCTGGTGGTCCTCCCAAACTCAACCTCTCTGGTGGCAAGCCCAGCTGGCGAGAGCGTGAGGCTGCAAAGCAAGCCGCTGGTGGCGGAGCTGATGCTGGATCTTCCGCCCCTCCCCCTCGCTTCGCGCCTCGGGGTGGTGCGCCACCTATGGACCGAAGCGGCTCTGGCCGTGCTGAGGAGGATCGAAAGCAGTCTCCCGCTCCTCCTGCGGAATCCCAGCCTGCTTCACGAACAGCTGGCAAGTGGGTTCCTCCTCACATGAGGAACAAATAAGCGATGCAGACAGGGGAGAGAGATCGCAATTGGGCATGCATAGTTTGCGATTCAGGCGTTCAGGATTTGGTTTCTTGTTCTCCGTAGCATGGAAGGAAAAGTAGTAGTAGTATGAATCAATTCAAGACTAAGCGCATACGAGCACCATGTTACAACCGTTTTCTCAGCAGTCAAGCTCATTGGTTATCTAAGGGACAGGAAAGATCATGAGGTAGACGAATGATGACTTCTTACAACTTGAACAAGCAATCTAGTGCCACAGCCTTTCTAGACCTGTTGTTTATTAGTCCGCATTCCTCGTACCTGGACAAATTTTATTGATGGTCAACGTGGCTGTCAAGTTTGAAAAGTTAACTAGCGTAGCAGACGACCTTCTGCCCTGCCCAGTGAGTCACTGTCTCGTCATATAGCAGTCTATCACTTCATGCCGATTTTTGTAGGCTTGAAAAGTCCGTTATGAAATATACATGCTCTATTCACGAGTCAGTTGAGGGGGCATCTATTGCCTGAGAGGGCAGGATTAGGTTAGACGATTAGGACTAGAAGGACTTGCTCGCAACAGAAACATGATATGAGTATGTTTATAAAGTCATGAAATGTCATCGATCGGTGAGATTGAATATTCGCTCTTATCCGAACGAATGACTGAGTCTCAAACTGAGTTTGGTTCCTGGATCGTCGGGATCGTTTAGTAAATCCCAACGGTTCGTTCTGAAACTGTAATGCCAGATTCGAGACCAGTCTTCTCTAACAGGTCAGGAGTTTCACTGATGGGGACTTGGTTTGAACGTGATCAGCAAAGTTTATACGAGGTGCAGATGGTAGTGGTGCTCTCATGAGGCGTCAGACTGTTTGCCTATGGAAGACACTCGAATGATCATCACGAGTGATGGGTGTGATCGAATAGACTCAAGAATTCCGGCAACGTTGGATTTCAATGCTAACCCAACCTTATCATCCAAACTCTCAAACACTCTTATTTGCAGTTTTAATGTGCTGGGTTCTGCGTTTGTCACCCaggttgttggttgatgatgCCTGTAGTCTAGTCATGTCAGTGATGATCACGTGCAAACGAACTAGTACCCAAAGCAACGAACTTCAACTTTACCATTGACGACAAGTTTTTTTGTACGACACCAGACACCAAATAATTTTTTCTTTCTGCTTTTCTCCATAACTGGAATAACTGGAAAATTGATGGCATGTCCGGCCCTCTCGTGGCTGAACGACTAAACAAGATCGTCCCCAGAAGCTGCCAAACTAGAGTTGTTCGATATCCTTCAACCTTGACCAAATCCGGCGATCAAAGAGGACGGCCAGACCGGACCTCAGCCATCTAGATCCTCACGGCATGGATCTTCTGGCAATGAGAAATGAATTAGGATTCAATTGCGGCTTGGCGTAGCAAAGGCTAGTAGCGTTGAAGAGGTCGACCAACACAACACCAGCAAGTGCTGAATCCACATGGAGAGCCAGCTAGCCACAGGTATGCTGGGCCAGAGCCACGATACCGCTATTCTGGTGTTTCTACTCCATCGTGGATCCGATCGaaaggcaaagctttattgGGGGATTTGGAATATGACCTTGTTGTAGATCCAGTTTATCTGGTTTGGAGGATGGAGATCTCTTGCAGGGACCAACTAGAATCTTCTCCAGACACATTCACTTGGAGACTCTGGCAAGTCGCTTCTGCTCCTGCTTTCTTTATGTTAGACTCTACGTGTTCTATCACTCAAGATTGACATGTCACGAGGGTGTGACAATTTTGGATCTGTATCAACATCATGGTCACAGGCGATATGAGTGGGTCATGCCTCGGCCTCGCCTCGTTCCTGACTCTTTAACTAGGACCTATTGTACCTGCATCAGAAGCTGCAGGAACAGACGGGAGAGCTACAGGCCCCTAAAGACGCCTCCGAATCCATTCCGAGAGCCGACCGCCATCGGTCACGTCTGGGCCCTTGGCGTCTCCACGTGCATCAGGATTCACCTCTGAAGTCTGTTACGCTCGAATGACTGTCGTAAAATCGGCCTCCCGCGCCTCTTCGTCTCTCACTCTGCCGACTAGACTTAACAGATCAAGCCACTATAAGGAACTCAACTCGTCCACTTCGCGATCTACGCCCGAATTAGCAAGAGAGGAGCTTACCCGGCTGAGCTGTTTTGGATAGTTTCGTCCTTAGTAGAACTGGCCGATTGATACTACATTCGAGTTTGGCGTGTGTTAGGCGCTTAGTGGCGTCTGTCTATGACTCCCGCTTTGGGAAgggttgttcttgttgtGCCACGAGCTCATCGGTGTTCACTGGCGTCTTTTGCATCATGATGTTATTCAGTAGATTTGTGGCATTGTGGATGAGCACGGGGCTTCCGGTTCCTGAGTCTATGGCTGACATGACTGAGTTCGTTAAGTTGATCGAGAGGCGAGGAGATTTGCCTTAGTAGTCATGGAATAATCGCAAAGGATAAATATCCTCGAATCCCCCGTACCATAAACAGTCTTTTCTCATCATCCAACAGCAGCTTCTCAAGCAATCAGCTTACTCTCAcactctcttcttcagatcgCATTCTTTCTTTTACTTGCCCTGGGGCACCACTCTCTTTAAACACCAAGACTGCTTGCAACGTCACTGAGGAACCGGATACACGATATCACTTACAACAACCTCGACAGCTATTTGCAACTTTCTATCCTCTCATTTGataacaacaacaaaatCATGTTCTCTCTTAGAACCATTGTCGCTGGCGCGACTATCGCCTTGGCTGGCATTGCCCAGGCCACCCACATTGACTACCCGCCTTGTCTTGACCCTTTTCAGCCCTATGTTTCATCTGGATGTTACATGGATGGCGTTGAGGGCCATATGGGTGGTGCACTCATCTACCGCTCCGGTCAGAACCAGTACAACATGACTGTCGAGAAGTGTGTTGCCGAGTGCAAGGGTAACGGCTTCCGATATGCTGGTCTCAAGTACTATGGTGTCTGTTACTGCGGTTCCACCGTTGGTGGCATTCAGCTTCCTGATAGCCAGTGCAACTATCCCTGCACTGGTGATAAAACCGAAACTTGCGGTAGTGACAATGCCTTCTCCATCTGGCAGGATCCCACTTTCAAGCTCACCAACCTTGGAGGAGTTGTTACTCAACTTCAGGGAACTGTCCAGTCTATCGCCGGTTATAAGCCCAACGGTTGCTACACTGACAACTCCTCCAAGGGCCGCGCTCTGACCTGGCCCATGGATATTGATGGTTCTCAGATGACCCCCACCAGTTGCTTGACTGCCTGCGCTGACCAGGGCTTCCCTTTTGCTGGTCTTGAATATGGTGGTGAATGCTACTGCGGTAACGTCCTGGCCAATGACACTGTCAAGGCAGATGTTGGTGACTGCAACGTTCCTTGCAACGGTGACAAGACCCTCCTTTGCGGTGGACCTAGTCGTTTGAGTGTCTACGTCGCTGAGGATCTGCTTTCTCTTCAGCCATGTGGCTGGAAGCCCAGCAactctgcctctgcctcgGCTTCCGTTTCTCTCTGGTCATCTACCTCTACCACTTCCGCTACTACCTCAAGTGTTGCTActtccagctcttcaagcACCAGTTCTGTCGTTAGCTCCTCTACTACCAGCTCGGTCTCCAGCTCCAGATCGGTTGTCACCAGCTCTTCCACAACATTGAGCACTCTGACCAGCACTACTGGAAATGGACAGTCTTCTACCACGGGTCAGCCTTCTGGGCCTTCTGGCCCCTCTGGCCCTTCTTCCACTACCAACAACCCTCCTGGCCCCTCCAACCCTTCTTCCACCAACGGCAATGGCCAGTCTACCACCAACAAGCCTTCCGCTACAACCACTACTTCCTGCAGCACCACTACTGGTCCTGCTATGTGTACTTCTACCGTTGTTGTGCCCAACACCTGCGAGTACAAGTGTGGTAACTGGTGTGCTCCGTCTGTCCCTGACTTCCAGGATCAAAACAGTTGCCAGACCGCTTACAACAACTGCGCCAAGAACATTGCTGCTTGCTTCCAGAACGCTGGCTGGCCCGGCGCTCTGAACTGCTTCGACTTCTCTAAGTGGTGTGATGGTGTCCAGGGCTACtgtgcttcttcttgctcccGTGGTCGTAGCTGCAACAAGCTTGGCTGCATCAAGAACAACGCTCCCACTGGCGGAAACAGTGCCTCGACTACCACCAGCGTCTATCCCTGCGCCGTCACCAGCACTTCAACcacttcttctgctgctgccacCTCTTGTGCTCCTCAGCCCACCAACATTTGCCAGCAGCCCAGCTCCAACATCTGGGGCTACGGTCCCGGCAACCCTGTCGGTGGTATTGAGCTGCCTCTTGTTGCCTGTAACGACTTGAAGGGCGACTTTTCTCAGAACCCCTTCAAGCTTTACACCAATACCAACTCCaattcttgctcttcttaTCGCCGCAACCAGCAGTCCAGCGCTTGTGCCGACGCCTGCAAGGCTCAGTACAACGCTTGTGTCGGTACCTATGTCCAGAGCTGCAAGAAGCTTAACACTCGCAGTGATAGCAGCAACTACTTCGACAAGCGATCTCACTCCCACTTCCACAAGCGCGCCCTCGAGAAGTCTGGTATTGAGCCTCGCTTCTTCAATCTATTCGGTAACGACCAGTGGCAGAGCGCTCAGAACAAGTGCTCCATCCAGTATGCTGACTGTCTCTGGGAGAACGCCAATGTCAATTTCAGCAGCCGCTGCCAGAACTTCGGCACTGGTCTGTAAAGGATGTTCGCTCAGTGATCTGGAGTTTCGGGCATCGGTGGTCAAAAGCGGTGGCGGTGTTTGGGTTCGAGCATAGGATGGGAGATCTGGGTTGTACTTTTCGGTTTGGTGTTTACTACTATTTTCACATACACTCGCTTGGTTATTGTTTTATTGGTTAGACTATCGTTCGCTAAACAGAAGCTGCTTTGTTTTGATAAGCCAactccttctcttctccttatTTCGTGAACTTGATCATAACTCTCAGCAAAATTCTTTGTCTGTGTTCCGCATCCCCATTGTCACAAGCATATATTTGAATTAAGAGATTATTTTTGCAATAAGTTGCTGGAGTGGATAAGTGTCCTTTGGGTATACGAAAGGATGTCAGGAGTAACTTATAACACCCCCTTCCTTCGATTTATGGCATTGTTTCAAAGATAAAATGCTGTCCAATATAATGTTTTCGCCAATACGGTGTAGATATCCACCTAGGCCTACGAGGTTCGTCTCTCTAGGGTAAGCTGTAACAATTTCTGAGGTCCGCTTATCTTTGGTATCATACTAAGTTGACAGAAACTGTATCATTGAAAACAGATGCGTTGCTCTGTATGGCCCCGGAAACAAGAAGCCCCTCTTGGTTGGACAATGATTTCATCCAGTGCCGACATAACTATTAAAAACTGTACGAACGTTCAATCTCAGCTCAGAGACCAAAGATCAGAGCATAATCGAAACTGGGAACTAACCAACCATTGACATATTAATTCATAATATGGCTTCGACCTACAGTTTTAATATACGGTACTGTAACAATAACGAGAACTGCCTTACTTAAGGTAAGTAGGTATATTCAACATGAGATCGTTGCACAGTGTAAAATGTACGTAAAAGAGAAGTTGATACTGTACAAAACACGCGTTTGATAAGGTAAAGGTAGCCAATAGCCAACGAACGTGTTTTGAAGAACCTCACCTTGTCCTTATAGTTCAAAAACATCGGCGACCTGAAAATACTACCGAAGGTAATGGAGGAGATTCTGAATAAAGTGGCAGATTTGGCGCCAGCTTTATCTCCAGCTCAATGGTGCCAGAGTTTCTTCGCACTTTCTGCCGCTCTCGTTTTAGCTCTACAGGTTCTCCCTCGAGATGTCCGTAGGGCTATGATGGACTATGGTCCTCGAAGACCTAAAGACGGAAAGTCCAGgaacaagaaagaagaagatgagaagcaaaGCTTCGCAGGATTGAGATCGTTCTTGAAAAACCTAACGGAATATGGGCAAGTGCCTCACTCGTGGTTTTTGCACTTCTACATCACCTCAGTATCTCTGTCAGGCTTTTGGGCCTGGCAATATTTAACGAGGGGATCGGTGTTGAGGATTATTGCTACGTGGCAGGACAGGGCTGGCCGATCATCGATGAGCCTAGAGCAAATTTATATCGCATGGCTGCTCATGGCGTTGCAGGGTTCAAGGCGGTTATATGAGAGTTTGTTTGTATTCAAGCCAGGCTCGTCACCTATGTGGTTCATTCATTGGGCACTTGGTGCTGCATTCTATGCCGTTATAAGCCTCGCTGTCTGGATCGAGGGTTCTAGTACGCTACAAACCTGTCACAGTTGGTCACCAGAGACACTGACAAGTTATAGGTGCAATTTTGTCATGTTGGGATTCTCCTAACCAGCCCCTTAAAATCCCACGGAGGTTGCTATCGGCTGTTTTATTCTATTTCGTTGCATACTTCAAGCAAAATCAATGCCACAGACATCTGGCCAGCCTCAAGAAGTACACACTTCCAACGGAAGGGTGGTTCAAATACCTCGTCTGCCCCCACTATACTGCCGAGTGCATTCTGTACCTTGCAATTGCCTGGATCGCTGCGCCTCCAGGCGAGCTATTCAACAAGAGTATCCTGACTGCTGTGGCGTTTGTGGCCGTGAACCTGGGCACTACGGCAAAGGGCACAAAAGCATGGTATGAGAACAAGTTCGGCTCAGACAAGGTAGCTGATCGATGGATCATGATCCCACCTGTCTACTAGCTTTCTAGTCACACCTGAATCTTTCATCGTTTGAGGAAGATGCCAAGCTTGTTCGCGACTTTTGATACCTGAAGAACATCTCGATACGTCAGGCTTGTGCGAGTTTGACGGATATTCCGACCATTGGCGTATACACCGGGAGAACGGAGAAGATCCCAGTTGGCAACAGTTTCGGCACTCAAGTCAGCATCCTCTTCGATATCAGCAATCCCATGGAGATATTCAGTATATAGCTCGTCAGTTGTGACGAGTAAACTACGGGGTTCTTGGAGGATCCTCCAAGCAGGTTCGGGATCAAGAGCGCCGTCCTCCTTGCTGCGATGCAGGTTCAGGCATAGGCTGGCTCCAAGGCTGACGGTGGCCACAACTGGCCAGTATGCCGCGCCATCCTGTATAATATAAGTacgaaagagaaaagagggTGTATCACTTGATGAATACTCAACTTATGTGGCATAATACCAATACCAGGTGGATACTCATTGATGAGGACATGATTCGGCTTCTTGTGAGGACTTCTTTCGAATATGTTCGCTGCTGAGGAGTCCTGGGATGGCATCGAGAGCAGACGGGATATGACTGGGTCTTGAAGCCAGGGAGGGAGGGGAGCTTCAAGGAGTTTGTTGTTGACGAGCTCTGAAGGCCAGGTCTGAAGACGCCGTTTTGTAAGCTGTTTCCACCTTGGTTTGGGAGCGCTTGATATCTAGAAATGGTTGAGTTGTGATCGGCTATTATTTGTATTGCTGAATACAAACCTTGTCCAGAATGTtctgctcttcttgctcgGTTATGAAGTTAGGAATATAGTACGCCGTCTGAGGTAGAGTATTAATTCTGGCGTGTTCCAGCGAAGGAGGTAGTAAGACATCGTCTTTATCCGTGCTTGGTAAGGCAGAACTTGATGAATCCATCACGATCTTCTTGTTATTACAGCACATAAAAGGTCAGGCGCgattctttgactttgacaagcTGTGATTCCACACGTCGAGGGTTTGATGTTGTGCTAGGGCCAAGATCAGCGAGAGAGGGAATTGTTAGTGGTTGAAGTTGCTTGGAGTATCCAGGCAGAGACGGTGGAGATCCCGGTACAGTTAAATATGGGGCAAAGGGACTGATGAAACTAAGCCTAGCTCCAGTAAAGTCTCCATACACGGAACCTTGAATATCTACGAATTATTGACTGCCCAGAGGTATAGCACTAAGGTAGGTAGCATAAGTAAGACACAGGAATCTATATCCCAAGCAATCAAGTCCGAGCGAATCAAATCATGAGGAGGGATTGAACATTATGCGCTACTGATTCAACAAGCTGATTGTTATAAGTCCTTACTGGTAAGTCAATCGTATCAAGGTGTCATCTTGGAGTTCCTTGCCGCAGGGGGGGATGAGCTAAACTAAAATGGGTGCCTACCTTGGGgttccttgcctttacggATAGTGGATGGTTAATTGCATGAAAGATGATGGCACAAGTACGGATACTGTACCTTTTAACTTAGGTACCTATGTCCTTAACGTGAGAGAACAGGAGAGTTACTTCTTATTACACTACGCACGGACTCAATATACATGTCACACGGTCCAAAAGAAAAGCGCATCTATTTTCTGTCATGTTCAAATTAAATAAAGCCAATCGTTTCTTTTTGGCTGTGCTAGTTCAAATTGCGGTCTGGGTCTTTATGTCTGACCGGACAAGACTAAAAGACAGTACGAAATGAGACTCAGCCAATCATGTTTCATCTTTGAGACCGGGAGCCTTGCTCGGGCATTTGCTTTGGAGTTTCCAATTCTTCCACTCTTCTCTTTCACTTCGCACTCATCCTCCCGTCCCGTTTCAATCTCAATTTGGGTAAAAGGCCCGCCCATAGACGTCGTGGTCCATCATCGTTCTCCCAAAACCACCATTATTACACTGTAACTATCCCCATAAACAGGCTTTCCGGTCAGACTCAGCCCAGGCTAGGTGCCTACAATTATCGATCTCCGCTTCTAAATCGACAGATACCTAACTCAACTTCTATTGGACTTAAACTCAACCGGGCTTAATCTAACCAACCTGAGCTGAGCCTCCACTCCCAATCCCAATTCTATCTCCAATCCGAAACCAAccactcactcactcactcgctctctttcttcttcacctttaCTCACCTACCTACCATATTCTATTGCTAAACCCCTCCGACCGCCCGATTTCTAGATATTCCAAATTGCTCCTCACGAATCAATCCTTCGCCTTTTCGCGTAGCCttgttttttcttttttttttctttttttttttgcccCCATATCGCCTCTGCTGATTGACTGCGCTCGTATTCGCCTCTTTGGTTCTCGTCTTTCTCGCGCCCGACCGTTGCTTTTCCTCTGCGCCAAGTTCATAGGCATCAACGCCAGCGCGAGTTCATCGCCCCGTCAACTTTTGTCTATaccatcatcaccagaaTGGTGGTAGTCGCTAGTCGTCCTCGCAGGTAAATGTCATGGATGCGCAGAATGCTGCCCAGTCCGACCAGACGAGGCCTGCTGGCGACTCACCTCAGCGGCCTGACTCAAAGCCCGATACTTCAAAGTCGACTCCGCCGCCAGTAAGCCCCAAGCCTTCTGAGCCCGTTGACAAGGAGAGGgaaaaggacaaggacaaggacgCACGACGGAATGCGAATTCTTCATCTGCTGTTGACCAAGATGCGTTGGAAGACCGCGATTCAGACGCCGAAACCATCGTATTGCCTGGCAAGGATGGCCATTCCCCGTCAAAGGCTCGGAAGGTAAGACAGGAAGACAGAAGCGACGGTGATGCCGATGGTGATAACGATGGCGACGCACCCAAATCTTCAATCAAGGCTGCTGGTTATCGTCCAGAACTTGAAAAGAGTTCATCGTCAATTCACGCTCGCGGTGATCctgtcaagaagaagcgcatTTCGTCGGCCCACATCGAACGCGAGAAACTGTCACGGGGTAAAGATGCGGCTGCTTCCAGTGGCTTGAGCTCTGCACCAGCGTCTCCACCTCAtcaccggcagcagcagcgtCGCCGATTTGCAGATGACACGCATTCATCTTCCGACTCTGAACATTCTCATCCCCGACCTGCCAAGTCCATTCGCGAGAAACTGAAATCGGGTGAAAACACAGCATCACATAAGCGCAAGAGTCTCAAAGTTGAGTCCGACGACGAAGGCGAGAGCCGCAAGGTTAGGCGGCAACGAACAACCAGCGCCAGCATCGATTCAGGTCGCCCGCAGAAGGAGCACAAGCCTCTCTCAGCAAAGTCACACCATGATTCACAGAACCGTTCCATTTCACCACAGGCTCGATCTCACCGAAGGAGTGCATCCTCCCAGTTACCTGCCTACTCCTCCAACGGCCTCGGCCACAAGAAGAGGCGACTGCCTCCTCCGTTGCACGCCACTGACTATCACTCTGACGACTCATCAGCAAGTGGCAGTCCTCATCCTCGCAGTTCTAAACTACGTAACCTGGCAACGCCTGCCGCCGACACAAATGCCTCCCCTGCAAGGATGGCTCCTCATAAGAAGCATCTCGATGCCCACGGTCAGACATTACTCGCTCGCGCCTGCGCTCGAGGAGAGTACGAGGGGGCCAAG from Fusarium oxysporum Fo47 chromosome III, complete sequence harbors:
- a CDS encoding WSC domain-containing protein, with translation MFSLRTIVAGATIALAGIAQATHIDYPPCLDPFQPYVSSGCYMDGVEGHMGGALIYRSGQNQYNMTVEKCVAECKGNGFRYAGLKYYGVCYCGSTVGGIQLPDSQCNYPCTGDKTETCGSDNAFSIWQDPTFKLTNLGGVVTQLQGTVQSIAGYKPNGCYTDNSSKGRALTWPMDIDGSQMTPTSCLTACADQGFPFAGLEYGGECYCGNVLANDTVKADVGDCNVPCNGDKTLLCGGPSRLSVYVAEDLLSLQPCGWKPSNSASASASVSLWSSTSTTSATTSSVATSSSSSTSSVVSSSTTSSVSSSRSVVTSSSTTLSTLTSTTGNGQSSTTGQPSGPSGPSGPSSTTNNPPGPSNPSSTNGNGQSTTNKPSATTTTSCSTTTGPAMCTSTVVVPNTCEYKCGNWCAPSVPDFQDQNSCQTAYNNCAKNIAACFQNAGWPGALNCFDFSKWCDGVQGYCASSCSRGRSCNKLGCIKNNAPTGGNSASTTTSVYPCAVTSTSTTSSAAATSCAPQPTNICQQPSSNIWGYGPGNPVGGIELPLVACNDLKGDFSQNPFKLYTNTNSNSCSSYRRNQQSSACADACKAQYNACVGTYVQSCKKLNTRSDSSNYFDKRSHSHFHKRALEKSGIEPRFFNLFGNDQWQSAQNKCSIQYADCLWENANVNFSSRCQNFGTGL